Proteins from a single region of Hymenobacter sp. GOD-10R:
- a CDS encoding ParA family protein codes for MVYIYDIGHLNPSAVHILTFANNKGGVGKTTSALCVAHTLAGLGFQVVLLDCDPQANASKTFALPPTAPHLGQVLEEKISLPQALCRVNEHLQVVRAERTLAQQEKVFGTQPDYVFFLREQLASLQKVDYVVIDTPPSLAALTVTSLVASDAVFIPLHPEFFGNEGMTALIDMCTRLQKNFNPRLRIGGIFFTEYSPTYRRTLHHQVVQQLQQDPTLGPLLMQTTIRENVALPESQSMRQSIHEWAPQSNGSADYQRLTQEIISKLDPSSVSSM; via the coding sequence ATGGTCTATATTTATGACATTGGTCATTTAAATCCTTCTGCTGTGCACATTCTTACATTTGCGAACAACAAAGGTGGTGTAGGTAAAACTACTTCTGCCTTATGCGTAGCGCATACCCTAGCTGGTCTAGGCTTCCAGGTAGTTCTGCTTGACTGCGATCCGCAGGCTAACGCAAGCAAAACCTTCGCGCTGCCCCCTACCGCGCCGCACTTAGGACAGGTACTGGAAGAAAAAATTTCGCTTCCACAGGCACTCTGTCGCGTCAATGAGCACTTGCAGGTTGTTCGGGCTGAACGCACTTTAGCGCAGCAAGAGAAGGTTTTTGGTACTCAGCCTGACTACGTGTTCTTCCTCCGTGAACAATTAGCCAGTCTACAGAAAGTAGATTATGTTGTCATTGATACTCCTCCTTCACTCGCAGCGCTGACCGTTACATCCTTAGTAGCCAGTGATGCTGTGTTTATTCCTTTACATCCAGAATTCTTTGGTAATGAGGGGATGACAGCGCTAATCGATATGTGCACGCGTCTCCAAAAAAACTTCAACCCTAGGCTCCGGATAGGAGGGATATTTTTTACTGAATATTCACCTACTTACCGCCGGACGTTGCACCACCAAGTAGTACAACAGTTGCAGCAGGACCCCACATTAGGACCTCTGCTCATGCAGACAACCATCCGTGAGAACGTGGCCCTACCTGAATCACAGAGTATGCGTCAAAGTATTCATGAATGGGCTCCGCAATCTAATGGTTCGGCAGATTATCAACGCTTAACCCAAGAAATCATCAGCAAGCTAGATCCTTCTTCTGTTTCATCAATGTGA